From Bacillota bacterium, the proteins below share one genomic window:
- the nth gene encoding endonuclease III, with product MEKARKKTREKQIIDILAQLYPNPRSALNFRTPYELLVATILSAQCTDKRVNEITAKLFPRANTPEQMIELGIEGIEEYIRGLGLFRNKSKNIYRTSQILLEKFNGEVPRTREELMQLPGVGRKTANVVLANAFQIPALAVDTHVHRVSNRLGLVAAKKVEETEAQLMDLIPKAEWIDVHHQLIYHGRNLCTARRPRCDECPLLPYCPTGAVLQ from the coding sequence TTGGAAAAAGCAAGAAAAAAGACTAGAGAAAAACAGATAATAGACATCTTGGCGCAACTGTATCCCAATCCTCGATCAGCCCTGAATTTTCGGACTCCTTATGAGTTGTTGGTGGCCACTATTCTGTCGGCTCAGTGTACCGATAAACGGGTGAATGAAATTACAGCCAAGCTGTTTCCCCGGGCCAATACGCCGGAGCAGATGATTGAGCTGGGAATTGAAGGAATTGAAGAGTACATTCGGGGGTTGGGGTTGTTTCGGAATAAGAGCAAGAATATCTACAGGACATCGCAGATCTTGTTGGAGAAGTTCAATGGGGAGGTGCCCAGAACCCGGGAGGAACTAATGCAGCTGCCTGGGGTCGGGCGCAAAACGGCCAACGTGGTCTTGGCCAATGCCTTTCAGATTCCAGCTTTAGCCGTGGATACCCATGTGCATCGGGTGTCTAACCGCTTGGGACTGGTGGCAGCGAAGAAGGTAGAGGAGACGGAGGCCCAATTGATGGATCTGATTCCCAAGGCGGAATGGATTGATGTGCACCACCAGTTGATTTACCATGGACGGAATCTGTGCACCGCCCGCCGCCCCCGCTGCGATGAGTGTCCCCTGTTGCCCTACTGTCCCACGGGGGCGGTACTGCAATAA
- a CDS encoding lysine exporter LysO family protein, with amino-acid sequence MLLAVIACVAAGFFLGLSILPESSLIYVEQIITLALGLLLVTVGIDLGRNRTLLAAIRRQGPTILLLPAVSGLGSLLGTALVAAPLGLPLAQSMAVGAGFGWYSLSGILIADAGYPELGGLAFLANVLREIITLVAVPFLARRFGSYGAIASGGATTMDTTLPIIVRSAGDEAAIPALIHGVVLSSIIPLLVTYLIRFF; translated from the coding sequence ATGTTGCTAGCTGTGATAGCCTGCGTCGCCGCAGGTTTTTTTCTTGGTCTTTCCATTCTGCCAGAGTCATCGCTAATCTATGTCGAACAGATCATTACCCTCGCCCTGGGTCTGCTGCTAGTTACCGTAGGCATCGACTTGGGGCGAAACCGCACCCTGCTCGCGGCCATTCGCCGCCAAGGACCGACGATACTCCTTTTGCCCGCGGTCTCCGGCCTCGGAAGCCTTCTGGGCACCGCCCTAGTGGCTGCACCCCTGGGATTGCCCCTGGCCCAGTCCATGGCAGTGGGCGCTGGCTTTGGTTGGTACAGCCTCTCGGGAATCCTTATCGCCGATGCTGGCTATCCGGAACTGGGGGGCCTGGCCTTTCTCGCCAATGTCCTCCGGGAGATAATTACCCTAGTGGCCGTCCCCTTCCTGGCTCGCCGCTTCGGCAGCTACGGAGCCATTGCCTCCGGCGGGGCAACAACGATGGACACCACACTGCCCATCATCGTCCGCAGTGCCGGTGACGAGGCGGCAATACCTGCCCTGATCCACGGGGTAGTATTAAGCTCCATCATCCCCCTGCTGGTCACCTATCTGATTCGCTTCTTCTAA
- a CDS encoding LysO family transporter — translation MGLVMGCLLLGLAIGLSGRLSHRAHSAIGRLNLVCLFVMLTALGAKLGATPGIQERLGQLGLRAVILAVAAIGGGVGLTVALQWILQAVKGRKRTSADLPPMGD, via the coding sequence GTGGGTCTAGTTATGGGCTGTTTGCTGCTGGGCTTGGCCATTGGCCTTTCCGGCCGGCTCTCCCATCGAGCACATTCTGCCATCGGCAGGCTGAACTTGGTCTGCCTCTTCGTGATGTTGACGGCCCTGGGTGCCAAGCTGGGAGCCACTCCCGGTATCCAAGAGCGCCTCGGGCAACTGGGCCTTCGGGCAGTGATTCTAGCCGTAGCTGCCATCGGTGGCGGTGTCGGCCTGACTGTAGCTCTGCAATGGATACTGCAGGCAGTCAAGGGTAGGAAGCGGACTTCCGCGGATCTGCCACCAATGGGCGACTAG
- a CDS encoding DUF896 domain-containing protein, with the protein MITKELIQRINELAKKKRTEGLTPEEAAEQQRLRQQYLAGIRAQLKVQLDSIEFVDPDDPRLKTQKHHHIVPADYHREHSHSCTCGGNCGGHDHSGDDEGHGCGCQGHSGGSCGCH; encoded by the coding sequence ATGATTACCAAAGAGCTAATCCAAAGGATCAACGAACTGGCTAAGAAAAAGCGAACCGAAGGTTTGACGCCAGAGGAAGCCGCTGAGCAGCAAAGGCTTCGCCAGCAATACCTGGCGGGAATTCGCGCTCAACTGAAGGTGCAATTGGACAGCATTGAGTTCGTGGATCCCGATGATCCCCGTCTCAAGACCCAGAAGCATCACCACATCGTCCCTGCCGATTACCACCGGGAGCACAGTCACAGCTGTACCTGCGGCGGCAACTGCGGTGGGCATGACCATTCCGGTGACGATGAGGGCCACGGATGCGGCTGTCAAGGCCACTCAGGAGGCAGCTGCGGCTGCCACTAA
- the lgt gene encoding prolipoprotein diacylglyceryl transferase, translating into MYPVLFRVFGLPVHSYGLMLAIAFGVGALILRRLARQARISDDCVVDLVLWACLGAIIGARLLFVLLEWEYYSQYPEQLISVSGGGLSGLSFHGGVIGGVVAGLLVVRRYGVNPWHMADLVAPLLALGTGIARFGCLLNGCCYGYVSRVPWAFPCAAVDSLPRHPTQLYAVVGNLLIFAWLWRRRGKLEYRGENALGYVIAYAVMRSVVEVWRDSQILFAPFKTTQVANAVIILLALIVNWRLAQNRQRQGEGWAGE; encoded by the coding sequence ATGTATCCAGTCTTGTTTCGGGTCTTTGGTTTGCCCGTGCACTCATATGGTTTGATGTTGGCCATCGCCTTTGGGGTGGGAGCTTTGATCCTGCGGCGGCTAGCCCGGCAGGCCAGAATCAGCGATGACTGTGTCGTTGATCTGGTCCTTTGGGCTTGCCTGGGCGCTATCATCGGAGCTCGGCTTCTGTTTGTGTTGTTGGAATGGGAGTATTACTCCCAATATCCAGAGCAGTTGATCTCCGTCAGTGGGGGAGGATTGAGCGGCCTGTCCTTCCATGGCGGAGTCATCGGAGGAGTTGTCGCGGGCCTCCTTGTGGTTCGCCGCTATGGCGTGAACCCTTGGCACATGGCGGACTTGGTAGCTCCCCTTTTGGCCCTTGGCACCGGGATTGCGCGGTTCGGCTGTCTGCTCAACGGGTGCTGCTATGGGTATGTCAGCAGAGTGCCCTGGGCCTTTCCCTGTGCCGCGGTGGACAGCTTGCCTCGCCATCCGACGCAATTGTACGCGGTAGTGGGAAATTTACTGATTTTTGCTTGGCTATGGCGCCGAAGGGGTAAACTGGAATATCGAGGAGAGAATGCGCTGGGCTATGTCATCGCCTATGCAGTGATGCGGTCGGTGGTTGAGGTGTGGCGAGACAGTCAAATTCTCTTTGCCCCCTTTAAGACCACCCAAGTGGCCAACGCCGTGATTATCCTTCTGGCGTTGATTGTGAACTGGCGTCTGGCTCAAAACCGTCAACGGCAAGGCGAGGGATGGGCTGGGGAATAA
- a CDS encoding TVP38/TMEM64 family protein — translation MASPQIWTLGKVTQVLQRDLPVYFRSLLLTMEGWAPVVFLLAYGVRPIILFPSGIFAITAGLVFGTLWGSIYGILGATLGSCTAFLLARHLGRDWVRSRLKHRISAVDRITGEKGFLVILLLRLVPLLPYDVVNYGAGLTNMSFWSYALATLLGVSPSVVLLVYFGRSLADLSLRHLLIGVTGMALLSGLSLWLRRYLRRL, via the coding sequence ATGGCATCCCCGCAGATCTGGACTCTTGGCAAGGTTACACAGGTGCTGCAACGGGACCTTCCCGTCTATTTTAGATCCCTGCTCCTGACTATGGAGGGCTGGGCCCCCGTGGTGTTCCTGTTGGCCTATGGTGTCAGGCCCATTATCCTGTTTCCTTCGGGAATCTTTGCGATTACTGCCGGGTTGGTCTTTGGTACCCTTTGGGGGTCCATCTACGGTATTCTCGGTGCTACCCTGGGAAGCTGCACAGCCTTCTTGCTGGCTCGACACTTGGGTCGGGATTGGGTGAGAAGCCGGCTGAAGCACCGGATTTCTGCCGTTGACCGCATCACCGGTGAGAAGGGGTTTCTCGTCATTTTACTGCTGCGCTTGGTGCCCCTTTTGCCCTATGACGTGGTTAATTACGGTGCGGGATTGACTAACATGTCCTTTTGGAGCTATGCCTTGGCCACGTTACTGGGAGTGTCTCCTTCGGTGGTGCTTCTGGTTTATTTTGGCCGATCCCTGGCAGATCTGTCGCTGCGGCACCTATTGATTGGTGTGACTGGGATGGCTTTGCTGTCAGGCCTTTCCCTTTGGTTGCGGCGTTACCTGCGACGTTTGTAA
- a CDS encoding NAD(P)H-dependent oxidoreductase subunit E — translation MAKQCRCGNCSGQDERYTKLQKIIADYKDVPGALIPVLHQAQELFGYLPQEVQAFVAEGLGIPISKVDGVVSFYSFFTSTPQGKYKIGVCMGTACYVKGSAQVLEELEKQLGVKVSETSADGLFTLEVTRCIGACGLAPVITIGDDVYGRLTPEEIPEILAKYRED, via the coding sequence ATGGCCAAGCAGTGCCGGTGCGGAAACTGTAGTGGGCAAGATGAGCGATATACCAAGTTGCAGAAAATCATTGCTGACTACAAGGATGTGCCTGGAGCTCTGATTCCGGTGCTGCACCAAGCTCAGGAATTGTTTGGATACCTGCCCCAGGAAGTGCAAGCCTTTGTAGCCGAGGGTCTCGGTATCCCCATTAGCAAGGTGGATGGGGTTGTCAGCTTTTATTCTTTCTTTACTTCAACACCTCAGGGCAAGTACAAGATTGGTGTGTGCATGGGAACGGCCTGCTATGTGAAGGGTTCGGCCCAGGTGCTAGAAGAGCTGGAAAAACAGTTGGGCGTAAAGGTATCGGAAACCAGTGCCGATGGGTTGTTCACCCTGGAGGTCACCCGGTGTATCGGTGCCTGCGGTTTGGCTCCGGTAATTACCATCGGTGACGATGTTTACGGGCGGTTGACTCCGGAAGAGATTCCGGAAATCCTTGCTAAGTATCGAGAAGATTAG
- a CDS encoding NADH-quinone oxidoreductase subunit NuoF produces MATYRSHVLVCAGAGCVSSGCKAVQQALVTELEANDLQDEVRVVETGCIGSCDLGPVVVVYPEGVFYQKVSPQDVTEIVSEHLGKGRPVQRLFYQRADTGDFEEKIQDIDFFNRQTRVALRNTGVIDPMVIEEYIARDGYQALGKVLTEMTPEEVIDVLKRSGLRGRGGAGFPTGLKWEFTYKAEGAVKYITCNADEGDPGAFMDRSILEGDPHSIIEAMAIAGYVMGARQGYVYVRAEYPIAVERLDHAIKQAEEYGFLGDNILGTDFSFRLEIRVGAGAFVCGEETALITSIEGNRGEPRPRPPFPATSGLWGKPTLNNNVETFANICPIILNGPEWFAQMGTDKSKGTKVFAMAGDINNTGLVEVEMGTSLREIVFDIGGGIPKGKKFKAAQTGGPSGGCLTADHLDTPITYETLQELGSMVGSGGLIIMDEDTCMVDIARYFLDFTRDESCGKCSPCRIGTTRMLELLERITKGEGRPEDLDELEDLASTIQEASLCGLGQSAPNPVLSTLRYFRDEYEAHIFEKRCPAGQCQELLRYVIDADACRGCELCAKHCPVDAISGVRREPFVIDQDLCIKCGECIQRCPFEAISRR; encoded by the coding sequence GTGGCAACATATCGGTCCCATGTGTTAGTCTGTGCCGGCGCGGGGTGTGTGTCCTCTGGCTGTAAGGCAGTGCAGCAGGCACTTGTTACCGAACTGGAAGCTAATGATTTACAGGATGAAGTTAGAGTTGTGGAAACCGGATGTATCGGCTCCTGCGACTTGGGTCCCGTGGTGGTAGTGTATCCCGAGGGAGTGTTTTATCAGAAGGTAAGTCCCCAGGATGTAACGGAAATTGTCAGCGAGCACCTGGGCAAGGGACGGCCGGTGCAGCGACTCTTTTATCAACGGGCAGATACCGGCGATTTTGAGGAAAAGATTCAGGACATCGATTTCTTTAACCGGCAAACTCGGGTGGCCCTGCGAAACACCGGTGTTATCGATCCTATGGTCATCGAAGAGTATATCGCCAGAGATGGTTATCAAGCTCTAGGTAAGGTCCTAACGGAGATGACCCCCGAAGAGGTCATCGATGTTCTCAAGCGGTCGGGACTGCGGGGTCGTGGGGGAGCAGGATTCCCCACGGGCTTGAAGTGGGAGTTTACCTATAAGGCTGAAGGCGCCGTCAAGTACATCACCTGTAACGCCGACGAAGGTGACCCTGGAGCCTTCATGGACCGCAGTATCCTCGAGGGAGATCCCCATTCCATCATTGAGGCGATGGCCATTGCCGGATATGTAATGGGGGCAAGACAGGGATACGTTTACGTGAGAGCGGAATATCCCATCGCGGTGGAGCGACTGGATCATGCCATTAAGCAGGCCGAGGAGTATGGTTTCCTAGGCGACAACATCTTGGGAACGGATTTTAGTTTTCGCCTGGAAATTCGGGTTGGCGCTGGAGCCTTCGTTTGCGGGGAGGAAACTGCACTTATAACTTCTATCGAAGGTAATCGGGGCGAGCCAAGACCTCGTCCGCCCTTCCCTGCCACCAGCGGTCTCTGGGGCAAGCCAACCCTGAACAACAACGTCGAAACCTTTGCCAATATCTGCCCCATCATCCTCAATGGTCCCGAGTGGTTTGCCCAGATGGGCACCGACAAGAGCAAGGGTACTAAGGTTTTTGCCATGGCCGGCGATATCAATAACACCGGTCTCGTCGAGGTAGAGATGGGCACCAGCCTCCGGGAGATCGTCTTTGACATCGGTGGCGGGATCCCCAAGGGCAAGAAGTTCAAAGCTGCTCAGACCGGTGGCCCCTCCGGTGGTTGCTTGACGGCTGATCACCTCGACACACCGATTACCTACGAAACCCTGCAGGAGTTGGGCTCCATGGTGGGCAGCGGTGGATTGATTATCATGGATGAGGACACCTGTATGGTGGACATTGCCCGCTACTTCCTGGACTTCACCAGGGATGAGTCCTGCGGTAAGTGCAGCCCCTGCCGAATTGGTACCACCAGGATGCTAGAACTCTTAGAGCGGATCACCAAGGGTGAGGGTCGGCCCGAGGACTTGGACGAGCTCGAGGACCTGGCCAGCACCATTCAAGAGGCTTCCCTTTGCGGACTGGGACAATCGGCACCTAATCCCGTTTTAAGTACCCTGCGCTACTTTAGAGATGAGTACGAGGCCCACATCTTCGAGAAGCGTTGCCCAGCAGGACAGTGTCAAGAGCTGCTGCGCTATGTCATCGATGCCGATGCCTGTCGCGGTTGTGAGCTGTGTGCCAAGCATTGTCCCGTGGATGCCATCTCCGGGGTTCGGAGAGAGCCCTTTGTCATCGATCAGGACCTGTGTATCAAGTGCGGCGAATGTATCCAGCGGTGTCCCTTTGAAGCCATTAGCCGTCGCTAA
- a CDS encoding 2Fe-2S iron-sulfur cluster binding domain-containing protein: MVTLTIDNQKVTVPEGTTVLEAAKQAGIHIPTLCYLKDINEIGACRVCLVEIEGNRKLQAACVYPVAEGMVVSTNSPRVRRARKTTVELILSNHPQDCLVCLRNQNCELQTLSRDLGITEVRYTGRMTDVDKDQSSPSIVRDPNKCVLCRRCIAVCSQIQGVDILGAAGRGFDTVVAPAWQAEIGTTACTNCGQCVLVCPVGALTEKDDTEKVFDALADPEKHVVIQTAPAVRVALAEEFGEPPGSIATGKMVAALRRLGFDRVFDTDFTADLTIIEEANELLERLQSGGKLPLITSCSPGWIKFIEHHYPDMLEHLSTCKSPQQMFGTLVKTYYAQTANIDPEKIVSVSLMPCTAKKYEAQRPEMNSSGYQDVDYVITTRELARMLRLAGIDWARIEEEEYDEPLGISTGAGLIFGATGGVMEAALRTAYETVTKEELPSLDFTEVRGLQGIKEAEVDLGGTKLKVAVAHTLANARKLLEAIKSGEAEYHFIEVMACPGGCIGGGGQPLPVDNEVRQKRIDAIYAGDRAMTLRKSHENPAVKTLYEEFLGKPNGPKAHELLHTSYTKRRIIPLGEDDGAVDSPSLAEIAVAGNGADN, from the coding sequence TTGGTAACCTTAACTATAGATAATCAGAAAGTTACTGTGCCGGAAGGCACCACGGTGTTAGAGGCAGCCAAGCAAGCGGGGATCCATATTCCTACCCTGTGTTATCTCAAGGACATCAACGAGATCGGAGCTTGCCGGGTTTGCTTGGTAGAGATTGAAGGCAATCGCAAGCTGCAAGCCGCCTGTGTGTATCCGGTAGCGGAGGGGATGGTAGTTTCCACTAATTCCCCCCGGGTGAGAAGGGCCCGCAAGACAACGGTGGAACTGATCCTGTCCAATCATCCCCAGGATTGTTTGGTTTGCCTGCGCAACCAAAATTGCGAACTGCAGACCCTGTCTCGGGACCTTGGGATCACTGAGGTCCGCTATACCGGGCGGATGACCGATGTGGACAAGGATCAGTCCTCGCCCTCCATCGTCCGGGATCCCAACAAGTGTGTCCTGTGTCGGCGGTGTATTGCCGTCTGTAGTCAGATTCAAGGGGTAGATATTCTCGGTGCCGCCGGTCGAGGTTTCGATACCGTAGTGGCCCCCGCTTGGCAGGCAGAGATTGGTACCACGGCTTGTACCAACTGTGGCCAGTGTGTCCTAGTTTGTCCCGTGGGAGCCTTGACGGAAAAGGATGATACCGAGAAGGTATTTGACGCGTTGGCAGATCCAGAGAAGCATGTGGTCATCCAGACCGCTCCGGCGGTGCGAGTAGCACTGGCTGAGGAGTTTGGTGAGCCGCCGGGCTCCATCGCCACGGGCAAGATGGTGGCTGCTCTTCGTCGTCTGGGCTTTGATCGGGTCTTTGACACCGACTTCACCGCGGACTTGACCATCATTGAAGAGGCCAATGAGCTGCTGGAGCGTTTGCAATCGGGAGGTAAGCTGCCGCTCATCACCTCCTGTAGTCCGGGATGGATTAAGTTTATTGAGCATCACTATCCTGACATGCTGGAGCATCTCTCCACCTGTAAGTCTCCCCAGCAGATGTTTGGCACCTTGGTGAAGACCTATTACGCGCAGACTGCCAACATTGACCCAGAGAAGATCGTATCGGTCTCCTTGATGCCATGCACCGCAAAGAAGTACGAGGCTCAGCGACCGGAGATGAATTCCAGCGGCTATCAGGATGTGGATTATGTCATTACCACTCGGGAGCTAGCTAGGATGCTGCGGCTTGCCGGTATCGATTGGGCGCGGATCGAAGAGGAAGAGTACGATGAGCCCTTGGGGATCAGTACCGGAGCCGGCTTGATCTTCGGAGCCACCGGTGGGGTAATGGAAGCCGCCCTGCGCACTGCCTATGAGACTGTGACCAAGGAGGAACTGCCCAGTCTCGATTTTACTGAAGTGCGGGGATTGCAGGGAATCAAGGAGGCGGAGGTAGATCTGGGAGGCACCAAGCTGAAGGTTGCCGTGGCCCATACCTTGGCCAATGCCCGGAAGCTCCTGGAGGCCATCAAGTCCGGTGAGGCGGAATACCACTTCATCGAGGTTATGGCCTGTCCCGGCGGCTGCATTGGCGGTGGCGGTCAGCCCCTGCCTGTAGATAACGAAGTGAGACAGAAGCGGATCGATGCTATCTACGCCGGTGATCGGGCGATGACCCTGCGGAAGTCCCATGAAAATCCCGCAGTCAAGACCCTGTATGAGGAGTTTCTGGGTAAGCCCAACGGCCCCAAGGCCCATGAGCTGTTGCACACCAGCTATACCAAGAGGAGAATCATTCCCTTGGGTGAAGACGATGGTGCCGTAGACAGCCCATCTCTAGCGGAGATCGCCGTTGCCGGTAACGGAGCGGACAACTAA